The Sinomicrobium kalidii region GTTGGGCCCGCCGGGGTTCAGGCTCTGGATCAGTACCCATTTGGTTTCGCCTGTCTCTTCAACGGTCATCGGGAAAAAGTCCGGGCATTCCCATACACCGCCGTGAGCACCGGTATCCGTTCCGAAATCCGAGAGGAATTCCCAGTCTTTGAGATTATCGGAACGGTAAAATTTGGCCCGGTCCTGGGCAGCGAGAACCATGACCCACTGGTTGCGAAGGGTATCGCGTACCACCTTCGGGTCGCGAAAATCACGTATTCCGGGGTTTTCTATTACCGGGTTGTTTGCGTATTTGGTCCAGGTCATGCCTTCGTCCGTGCTGTAGGCAATACCCTGGGTTTCCACATCAATCTGGTCGTTGTCCCTTTTTTTCGGATCGTGAATGGTGTACATGGCCACTACCGGGGGCGTTCTGCCGTCACTGAGCCCGGAAGTATTGTCATGGTCTACCACCGCACTTCCCGAAAAGATATATCCTTCTTCCCCTGGATAGAGTGCTATGGGGAGTTCTTTCCAGTTCAGCAGGTCGGTACTCACGGCGTGTCCCCAATGCATGGGGCCCCAGACCGTGGAGTCCGGGTAGTGCTGAAAGAACAGGTGATAATATCCGTTGTAGTAAAACATGCCGTTCGGGTCGTTCATCCACTTTTCTTCGGGAGTGAAATGAAAATTCGGCCTGTAGTGTTCTTCCTCCCCGGCGACCGGGCTGTCCGGGGCCGATGCCTCCTTTTTCCCGCTGTTCTGACCGCAGGCGATCAGAAGGAACAGGAGAACAGGAAGTGCAGCTGTTTTGGTAATTACTGTATTCTTCATTGGAATTGATTGATTTATGGTTTATAGTTTTTACCCCCCCCAGCCCCCCTCAAGGGGGGAGTTATATCTTTTTTAATAGGCATTACTGCTCCCCCCTTGAGGGGGGACACAGGGAGGTGTCCCTCCAGTATTACTCATTCAGTTCCCGGATCACCCGATCCTCCGGCACCTCAAATTTCCGGCTTCGGACTTCGGGCTTCAGACTTCTGACTTTTGACTTTTGACTTTTGACTTCAGACCGGCTCCCCGAAATCTTTAACCGGGCCTGTATATCCTCCAGTGAAATCCCCTTGGTTTCCGGCATAACAAACCATACGAAAAGGAGTTGCAGGGCCATCATTACCGTAAAGAACAAAAACACGGGCCAGGCGCCCACAGCACCGAAAAGCATGGGGATAAGGGAAGGGATAACGGCGGCAAGTATCCAGTGTACGGAAGAACCGAACGCTTGCCCTGCCGGTCTGAGGTGATTGGGAAATATTTCCGAGATGTACACCCAGATAACAGCTCCTTGGCCCACGGCGTGCGACGCGATGAATACGAAAAGGGAGAGAGGTACGGAAATTCCGCCCCAGTCAAAATAAAAAGCGGCGGTTACCATGGAAAGAGACAGGATATAACCGAAAGAACCGTACAACATTAAGGTCTTTCTGCCCAATCTGTCTATAAGCATCACTCCCAGAAGGGTAAACAGCAGGTTCACCACACCTATACCCACACTGCTCAACAGGGCGGTATTCTGTGCCAGTCCGGCTTCTTCGAATATCCGCGGAGCATAATACAAAAAGGCATTGATGCCCGACAACTGGTTGAACAGGGCGATGAGGAAAGCGAGGATCAGGGGGAACCTGTATTTTTTCATGAATATGGTTTCCCCGCTCTGCGCTGTTCCGGAGCCCGTTCGGATTTTTTCTATCAGGTGTTCCGTATTCTTCGCGGGATTGATAAGTTTTAATACTGCTTTGGCGCTTTCGATCCGGTTTTTGGAAATGAGCCATCTCGGGCTTTGGGGAAGATTGAATGCGAAAATGAGATATACCAGGGCGGGGAGGGCTTCCACGCCCATCATCCATCGCCAGGAACGGGGACCGATGTCGCTGAGTAAATAATTGGATACGAAAGCGATGAGTATTCCCAACACGATATTAAACTGGTACAGTGATACCAGTCTTCCCCGTTTTCCGGCCGGTGCTATTTCCGATACATAGGCCGGAGCTGCAATGGTCGATGCTCCTACACCCAGCCCCCCGATAAACCGGAAAAAGGCAAAAGTATAAGGATCATTGGCTAGGGCAGACCCGAGGGAAGAGACCAGGTAAAGTCCCCCGATCAAAAGAAGGGTGTTTTTCCTTCCTATTCTGTTAGTGGGGATTCCTCCGAACAAAGCACCTATGACCGTACCCCACAGGGCCATGGCCATAACCACGGAACCGTGAAAGGCATCGGACGAATTCCATAATAATTGTAATTGCCTGTCCGCTCCTGAAATTACCACGGTATCAAACCCGAACAAAAAACCGGCCAGTGCGGCCGTAACCGACCAAAAAACAATTTTATTCATCTTATAATTAATTACGATGAATGCTAAATTATTCTTAAAAAACAGGGTTTATGTTTAATGATGTTGCAATTTATTTCGTTTTTGCATTTTTAGGGCTTTGTTTTTTTTAACTTATTGCAAATCAGTGGTTTTATTTTTCGATAATAATACACTACAACGATATAGTTACACTCAGGTAACATAAATTATACTGAGGTTACATGGTTTTATACCGGGTTAAGGATATGGATTCTCCATAAAATACGATTCAGAATCGTGACAGGTCAATGTTTTCAATTTTATGTCCGGTTCCGGGTACGGGAATATTATCGCGGTAAACAGGTCATGTCCTGTAACCGGATATGATGCATTTCTTGTAATACCTTGGTATAACCCGCTATCAATGCCCGCTAAAACGGCCATGTAAGGGGTTGTGTTTGCGGCATAAGGGGTTGTGTTTGCGGCGTAAAGGGTTGTGTTCGCCGCGTAAGGGGTTGTGTTCGCTGCGTAAGGGATTGTGTTTGCGGCGTAAGGGGTTGTGTTCGCCGCGTAAGGGGTTGTGTTTGCGGCGTAAAGGGTTGTGTTCGCCGCGTAAGGGATTGTGTTTGCGGCATAAGAGGTTGTGTTCGCCGCGTAAGGGGTTGTGTTCGCTGCGTAAGGGATTGTGTTTGCGGCGTAAAGGGTTGTGTTCGCCGCGTAAGGGATTGTGTTTGCGGCATAAGAGGTTGTGTTCGCCGCGTAAGGGGTTGTGTTCGCTGCGTAAGGAGTTGTGTTTGCGGCATAAGGGGTTGTGTTTGCGGCGTAAAGGGTTGTGTTCGCTGCGTAAGGGATTGTGTTCGGCGTATACGCAATCCCTTAAATGGCAAAAACAGGCTCCGGATCAAAGGTTGTGGCGCAAAGCCGGATTTTAGATATAGGATGTAAGACCTATGACTACAGGATGTAAGAATTAAAAATCGATACCTTAAACCGTTAGGTATTACGAGGAGTTGTGTTGCCCAGGGGGCCAGATATCATACCTTAATATTTTGGGGATGATCCCATAACACTTGTAAAAAAGTGGTTTACGGACTGCAATAATTTCAAAGAGTTTGAATGTAAATAACTTAAAATCAGATTTTTTAAATGAAAACTGGTGATCACGAGTGATGACTAAGGGTTGTTCTTGTATTCTTTCGGGGTGATCCCGTATTTGTTTTTAAAGGAGGTGGAGAAATAGTTGGGGGAAGAAAAACCGCAGGCATAAGCTATTTCGGCAATGTTCAACGAGGTTTTACGGAGCATTTCTCTCGATTTTTCAAGCCTGATACCGCTTATGTATTCATTGACGCTTATACCGCACATTCCCTTGATCTTGCGGTAGAGTTGTACGCGCGACAGGTTGAGTTTCCGGGCAAGTTCTTCCACGGTGAACTGCGGATTGTCCAGGTGTTGTTCTATGATGGTATCCAGCCGGGTACGGAATTCCTGGCCGGTGATCTTTTCTATTTCGTTCTGTTGCAGGGTGATCTTCTCACTTTGCAGCTCCAGCAGCTTTTTCTTTTTGCCTATGATGTAGGTGGAATAGATGCTGTATAACGCCAGTGAAAGTATGAGCACAAGGAAAAATATGAGTATCTTGATAAGGTTGGTCTGTGTGGCATATTTTTTTTCCTGTTCGGAAAGCTTTTGCAACTGGTTTTCTATACTGGCCTGTTGCCGGTCGATCTTGTCCAGCTGGTTTTTCATTATATCCGCATTGACCGAATCAATGACCGTGGTACTCAGGATGTTGTTTTTGGATACGGGTTCACCCTTTAGTATTTTAAGGGCGAGTTTAATGGCTTCGTTCCCTCCCGTGGGGTAAAAGATGGTGGCCTGCAATACTTTGTCCTGTACGAGTTGTATGCCACCGTTCAGGGTGTTGAGTCCGTCCACACCTATAAACCCGATCCTGTTTTCCACCCCTTTTTCCCGGGCTGTTTCCCAGGCGCTCAGGGCCATCCGGTCGTTATGACAAAACACATAATCGATTTGAGGTTTTTGAGCGAGTATTTCCTCGAGGGGGGCTTTTACCGATTCCCTTTCCCAGTTCCCGTCTACGGAAGCTACTACTTCCAGGTGATCGAACCGGTTGACGATCTGGTTAAATCCCAGGCTCCTCTCGTAAGCGGGAGAAGAGCCTTTCAATCCTTTTATTTCTACGATTTTTATCTCTTTTCCTTTGCCGGAGGTATTCGAGGCGATATACCGGCCGGCATTCCTTCCTACCTCGATATTATCCGCACCGATGTATGCGGTGTAACTTTCGTTTTCTATTTTCCGGTCTATGACGATGACGGGGATACCTGCCTTTATCGATTTTTCCACAATTGCCGTCACGGGGCGCGACTGTATGGGGGAAATAATAAGGATGTCGGATTGGTTGCCGATAAGGGTTTCGATATCCTTTACCTGTTTTTCCACATCGTCATTGGCATCCAGTATGGTGAGTTCCACATTATCGTGAAGGGAGGCCTCCAGTCGCATGGACTTGTTCATCTGTTTCCTCCAGTCGTCTGTGGTCATGCCCTGGGAGAAACCGATTTTTATTTCATCTTTCTCCTTTAAACCCGAGCATGCGAAGACAATGCCCGCCAGCAGAAAACAGACAAGGATGCGGTAATAATGGATAATATCGGGTTTCCTGTAAATTGGCATTGATTCGAAAATTGTGCTCGGATTGTCATTTCCTGTTCCGGAAGCGATATTTTTCGCCAATTTATAAAAATAACATCACTTGTGAAGTCCGTGTTGAGGATTTCACGATTTTTATATGCATATCCCGGTTCTGTATTCCCCGGTTTCAGCGATTTTTTTTTCTTTTTTTCCTCCGGTAAAATTCGATAAAAAGAGCTGTACAAAGCAGTGCTATCAACGTACCTGAAACAATAATTTGCGAAGAAGCCGGGAGTTTTTCCTGCTGTATATTTCCGTAGTATACGAACCCGCTCCAGTAATAGGGGGATTTTTGAATGGCGGGTATACTTTCATTTTCCAGGTAGGATATTTTGGATTGGTGATTGGCGGCCGAAGCAGCATTGTTTTTGGTGTAATTTTTATAAAAGGACGTCATGATCCGCGCCGTGGCCCGGTCGTTGACCTGCCAGAGGGAAAACAATAGTTTTTCCGCACCGGCATACTGGAAGCCCCGGGCAATGCTCATGGCGCCTTCGCCTTTTTGCAGCTTGCCGATACCCGTTTCACAGGCACTGAGCACTACGAGTTCCGGTTTTAGCCGCATTGCGTATAATTCGTGTAAAAGCATGGTATCGTCGTAGAACTCCACACTGGCAGGGACTGTAAAATCTCCCCCGCCGGCGTGGGTGGAAAGGTGTATAATATCGTATTGTTCTGCCCGGTGTAAAAAATTTGCCCTGGTAGCATTTTTCCCGGTCAGGAAATCGGCATTGGTCAGGTTTCGGATGTTTTCGGCTTCTTCTTTGGAATAACGGAGTTCGTACGGACTGTTCTCAAATATCGGGAAAATCCCGAGTAATTTTCCGGTTTTCCGGTTTTGCCCGGTATTGAGGTAAAAGGCGGCCGATGTATTGTAAACTATTTGTTGCTGCTTTACGAGATAAGGCATGGTAGTATAAGTACTTCCTGGCGCCGGTTCCGTAAGAAGGGCTTCAAACGGGATGAAATGCAGCAGCCCGTCAGGAACAATAACCAGGTTTCCTGCAGACAGGGAATGTCCCGGAATCAGCTTTTTGTATAGGTGATGAGCAGTTTCCGTGTAGGATGAAACGGCATTGTGGATAGCAGACGGACTGTCGAAAAAGGAAATAAACCTTCGCAGAACTTCCTCATGGTCCGAAGTGACGGATATGCGTTCCAGGGCAATTCTGTCCTCCGAAAACAGAAAGACGTAGAGGTGTTTTTTTCCGGAAAAATATACGATCATGGCAGCTTTTTCCTCCCGGAGCTTTTCCTGTAAGCCGACAACGGAAACATCCCTGAATTCCCCGTGGCCGTATTTTTTGCCCGTTTTTTCGCGAAGGGATTTTAACTCCGGATAAATGGTGTTGAGGGTTTCGATGTGGTGTTGTACAGCATCCTGTTTTCCAGTGAGCTGTGCCCGGACCAGTTTGTTGATGACAGTTTCCTGTTGCCGGGAGAGCGCCTGTTCTTTTCGGAGAAGGGAATCCTCCGGAAATCTTTCCGCCAGTGATCTCTGGGCGAGGATGTCTTTCAGTACAGAGGCCTTGCTTTGTTCGGCGTATTCGAAAGCGCGTTCCAGATAGCGGATATTACCGGTATTCTGATAGGCGTCATACAGGAAAGCGATGCATCTTTCGCTTCGCGAACGGTTGTCTGCCCGGTGTATGATCTTTGCTTCCGGAGAGACGATCCGGTCTCCCAGCAGATCGGTGACAAAGAAGGCGAGGTCGTAGTAGTGCAGGGCTTTCTCCACATCGGTCTGAAGTGTCGCCAGGGCATCGAAAATGGCAATAAACGTATTTTCGGGATAAAGGATTTCCGGGGAGGGGTGTTTGTTGCCTTCCTTATCGGGGAGTAAAAAGCCAAGC contains the following coding sequences:
- a CDS encoding glycoside hydrolase family 32 protein; translated protein: MKNTVITKTAALPVLLFLLIACGQNSGKKEASAPDSPVAGEEEHYRPNFHFTPEEKWMNDPNGMFYYNGYYHLFFQHYPDSTVWGPMHWGHAVSTDLLNWKELPIALYPGEEGYIFSGSAVVDHDNTSGLSDGRTPPVVAMYTIHDPKKRDNDQIDVETQGIAYSTDEGMTWTKYANNPVIENPGIRDFRDPKVVRDTLRNQWVMVLAAQDRAKFYRSDNLKDWEFLSDFGTDTGAHGGVWECPDFFPMTVEETGETKWVLIQSLNPGGPNGGSATQYFVGDFDGTTFTPDPGFEAELNKRKAFWIDYGRDNYAGVTWSGVPDSNGRKLFIGWMSNWEYAQQVPTTTWRSAMTLPRELQLIKSGTTYQLSSRPIRELKDFRTKAIKKQDIALDSPFVYHTEDGPVLNNTEIALNLKGIGKSTCTFRLYNAKGDTLSFGLNNAKREFFINRAKAGQTDFSEKFAGKTAVAPRFSTSDALDIHIVLDKTSIEIFYDNGTVVMTEIFFPEAPFETLSLTTDTSGVTAKAIAIHELKFN
- a CDS encoding sugar porter family MFS transporter; translated protein: MNKIVFWSVTAALAGFLFGFDTVVISGADRQLQLLWNSSDAFHGSVVMAMALWGTVIGALFGGIPTNRIGRKNTLLLIGGLYLVSSLGSALANDPYTFAFFRFIGGLGVGASTIAAPAYVSEIAPAGKRGRLVSLYQFNIVLGILIAFVSNYLLSDIGPRSWRWMMGVEALPALVYLIFAFNLPQSPRWLISKNRIESAKAVLKLINPAKNTEHLIEKIRTGSGTAQSGETIFMKKYRFPLILAFLIALFNQLSGINAFLYYAPRIFEEAGLAQNTALLSSVGIGVVNLLFTLLGVMLIDRLGRKTLMLYGSFGYILSLSMVTAAFYFDWGGISVPLSLFVFIASHAVGQGAVIWVYISEIFPNHLRPAGQAFGSSVHWILAAVIPSLIPMLFGAVGAWPVFLFFTVMMALQLLFVWFVMPETKGISLEDIQARLKISGSRSEVKSQKSKVRSLKPEVRSRKFEVPEDRVIRELNE
- a CDS encoding AraC family transcriptional regulator, yielding MPIYRKPDIIHYYRILVCFLLAGIVFACSGLKEKDEIKIGFSQGMTTDDWRKQMNKSMRLEASLHDNVELTILDANDDVEKQVKDIETLIGNQSDILIISPIQSRPVTAIVEKSIKAGIPVIVIDRKIENESYTAYIGADNIEVGRNAGRYIASNTSGKGKEIKIVEIKGLKGSSPAYERSLGFNQIVNRFDHLEVVASVDGNWERESVKAPLEEILAQKPQIDYVFCHNDRMALSAWETAREKGVENRIGFIGVDGLNTLNGGIQLVQDKVLQATIFYPTGGNEAIKLALKILKGEPVSKNNILSTTVIDSVNADIMKNQLDKIDRQQASIENQLQKLSEQEKKYATQTNLIKILIFFLVLILSLALYSIYSTYIIGKKKKLLELQSEKITLQQNEIEKITGQEFRTRLDTIIEQHLDNPQFTVEELARKLNLSRVQLYRKIKGMCGISVNEYISGIRLEKSREMLRKTSLNIAEIAYACGFSSPNYFSTSFKNKYGITPKEYKNNP
- a CDS encoding CHAT domain-containing protein; the encoded protein is MMKKTLLLYAFLLLSLTVRAQLTDSIYRAVDKLVENPSAGFLGELERKVPVFTGRADSPDEQMALLILRCNMGYYYRKSGMPRKAISSYEKAWQNYQNHQRPGYDIIEFCLKPLGNLYTVSGDFAQAENTIKSYLFLAREQGNGAQETAGVLNLSVVYHNTGNFRTAVRLIEEHLQRPGLKAGQKAELLNNLASNYFALGAYDKAETFLQRAVQNHPQTSPQMYRNMAQLAKSRGHITKAKEYLNLAEPALKQQGFTARDLAKLYVEKAELSIREQNKPEAEKLLFRALGFLLPDKEGNKHPSPEILYPENTFIAIFDALATLQTDVEKALHYYDLAFFVTDLLGDRIVSPEAKIIHRADNRSRSERCIAFLYDAYQNTGNIRYLERAFEYAEQSKASVLKDILAQRSLAERFPEDSLLRKEQALSRQQETVINKLVRAQLTGKQDAVQHHIETLNTIYPELKSLREKTGKKYGHGEFRDVSVVGLQEKLREEKAAMIVYFSGKKHLYVFLFSEDRIALERISVTSDHEEVLRRFISFFDSPSAIHNAVSSYTETAHHLYKKLIPGHSLSAGNLVIVPDGLLHFIPFEALLTEPAPGSTYTTMPYLVKQQQIVYNTSAAFYLNTGQNRKTGKLLGIFPIFENSPYELRYSKEEAENIRNLTNADFLTGKNATRANFLHRAEQYDIIHLSTHAGGGDFTVPASVEFYDDTMLLHELYAMRLKPELVVLSACETGIGKLQKGEGAMSIARGFQYAGAEKLLFSLWQVNDRATARIMTSFYKNYTKNNAASAANHQSKISYLENESIPAIQKSPYYWSGFVYYGNIQQEKLPASSQIIVSGTLIALLCTALFIEFYRRKKRKKNR